The following are from one region of the Tachysurus fulvidraco isolate hzauxx_2018 chromosome 15, HZAU_PFXX_2.0, whole genome shotgun sequence genome:
- the rln3a gene encoding relaxin-3a, which produces MMWKAAVLAVCLLLTGVRAYDGPSYGVKLCGREFIRAVIFTCGGSRWRRSITSTDDLSVDLFGSDIRDAAQGLVLPAPQKFSLQGDNEPVPFETVRGQQEVSAFSRPARSIISDEVLEALRTSSRMGRDVVVGLSNACCKWGCSKSEISSLC; this is translated from the exons ATGATGTGGAAAGCTGCAGTattggctgtgtgtctgttattgaCTGGAGTGAGGGCATATGACGGACCCTCGTATGGAGTGAAACTGTGTGGTCGTGAATTTATCCGTGCAGTCATCTTCACCTGTGGAGGTTCACGCTGGAGACGCTCCATCACGAGCACAG ATGACCTGAGTGTAGACTTGTTTGGCTCAGATATCAGAGATGCTGCACAAGGCTTGGTACTGCCCGCTCCACAAAAATTCTCCCTCCAGGGTGACAATGAGCCTGTCCCTTTTGAAACAGTCAGAGGACAGCAGGAGGTCTCTGCGTTTAGTCGACCAGCCCGATCTATCATCTCCGATGAAGTCCTGGAAGCCCTGCGCACCTCCAGTAGGATGGGCCGAGATGTGGTTGTAGGACTTTCTAATGCCTGCTGCAAATGGGGTTGCAGCAAGAGTGAGATCAGCTCCCTTTGCTGA